Proteins encoded together in one Oxalobacteraceae sp. CFBP 8761 window:
- a CDS encoding tripartite tricarboxylate transporter substrate binding protein has protein sequence MLKKVLLATLFMTQALVAGAADVYPSKPIRFVVPYPPGGPTDAMARLIQGPLQAKFKVPVIIDNRGGAGGNIGTGMVAKSTPDGYTILLAASGPMAVNKTLYKSIPFDPEKDFAPVIQISAFPLVLEVHPSVTVKNVKQFIAMAKEHPEMLSFASAGNGTPQHLAGELFNTAVGTRLQHVPYKGAGPALNDVLGGHVNVMFDILGSSVQYIKTGKLHPIAVTTATRVPSLPDVPTLAESGLTGYNFTGWHGIVAPAATPKPVVMRLNQALNEIFADPAFRKKWEELGTPVVGGTPEAFGTLMRTESVKLGKVVKDAGVTVD, from the coding sequence ATGCTCAAGAAAGTACTTCTCGCAACGCTGTTCATGACCCAGGCGCTCGTTGCCGGCGCCGCCGACGTGTATCCGTCGAAGCCGATCCGCTTCGTCGTGCCCTACCCGCCAGGCGGGCCGACCGACGCCATGGCGCGCCTGATCCAGGGACCGCTGCAGGCAAAGTTCAAGGTTCCCGTCATCATCGACAACCGGGGCGGCGCCGGCGGCAATATCGGGACCGGCATGGTGGCCAAGTCGACGCCGGACGGCTACACGATCCTGCTGGCGGCCAGCGGGCCGATGGCGGTGAACAAGACGCTGTACAAATCGATCCCGTTCGACCCGGAAAAGGATTTTGCACCCGTGATCCAGATCTCGGCCTTCCCTCTGGTGCTCGAGGTGCACCCTTCGGTGACGGTCAAGAACGTCAAGCAGTTCATTGCCATGGCAAAGGAGCATCCCGAGATGCTGAGCTTTGCCTCGGCCGGCAACGGCACCCCGCAGCACCTGGCGGGCGAACTGTTCAACACTGCGGTGGGCACCAGGCTGCAGCACGTTCCCTACAAGGGCGCCGGCCCGGCGCTGAACGATGTCCTCGGCGGGCACGTCAATGTCATGTTCGATATCCTCGGCAGCTCGGTCCAGTACATCAAGACGGGCAAGCTGCATCCGATCGCCGTGACGACAGCCACGCGCGTCCCGAGCTTGCCGGACGTGCCGACCCTGGCCGAGTCGGGCCTCACCGGCTACAACTTCACGGGCTGGCACGGCATCGTGGCGCCTGCCGCCACGCCCAAGCCGGTGGTGATGCGCCTGAATCAGGCGCTCAACGAGATCTTCGCCGATCCGGCCTTCCGCAAGAAGTGGGAAGAACTGGGCACGCCGGTCGTCGGCGGCACGCCCGAAGCGTTTGGCACCCTGATGCGCACCGAATCGGTCAAGCTGGGCAAGGTGGTCAAGGACGCCGGTGTGACGGTCGACTGA
- a CDS encoding arylsulfatase: MSASPSAATRPAPRIALIHALSHSVEPINAFMAEQWPEATRMNLLDDSLSADLARSGRGLDAAMHKRFADLADYALGSGAEAILFTCSAFGPCIEAVAQRYPHIPVLKPNQAMIADAEASQAAGPVGLIATFGPTLASMPPEFPARVALRCALAEGALDALNRGDVDLHDEIIADSARRLIDDGCATIALAQFSMARAHDACVRAAGAPVLTTVHSAVHELKRRLAQQAP, from the coding sequence ATGTCTGCCTCCCCTTCAGCGGCGACCCGCCCGGCGCCGCGCATTGCCCTGATCCACGCCCTGAGCCATTCGGTCGAGCCGATCAATGCCTTCATGGCCGAGCAATGGCCTGAAGCCACACGCATGAATCTGCTGGACGATTCGCTGTCGGCCGACCTGGCCCGATCCGGCCGTGGCCTCGACGCTGCGATGCACAAGCGCTTCGCCGATTTGGCGGATTACGCGCTTGGCAGCGGGGCCGAAGCCATCTTGTTTACCTGCTCGGCCTTTGGCCCGTGCATCGAAGCGGTGGCGCAGCGCTATCCGCACATCCCCGTGCTCAAGCCGAACCAGGCCATGATTGCCGATGCCGAGGCCAGTCAGGCGGCCGGCCCGGTGGGGCTGATCGCGACGTTCGGCCCCACCCTGGCCTCGATGCCGCCCGAATTTCCGGCGCGCGTGGCACTGCGCTGCGCGCTGGCCGAAGGCGCGCTCGATGCGCTCAACCGGGGCGACGTCGACCTGCATGACGAGATCATCGCCGACAGCGCACGGCGGCTGATCGATGATGGCTGCGCGACGATCGCACTGGCGCAATTCAGCATGGCGCGCGCGCATGATGCCTGTGTCCGTGCCGCGGGCGCGCCCGTGCTGACCACGGTGCACAGCGCCGTGCATGAACTGAAACGGCGCCTGGCGCAGCAGGCACCCTGA
- a CDS encoding 3-hydroxyacyl-CoA dehydrogenase, which yields MIMENLMLPKPAHALALVAGGGTMGADVAIVLARAGCRAIVLEPGATRRAALDTYFGDTLRKLGLEHKRERITTCASLDELDWQAIDLVIECIPEKLALKQALFAELVQRARPDTLLCSNSSSFPISAIGEHLETTGRMLGLHFFMPAHLVPLVEVVLGANSSGELAESLMTFMRACGMVPVLVRKDLPGFLANRLQHALAREAFALIDAGIATAEDVDAAVRFGFGFRFLAAGPVLQRDHAGIDVHCPAAATMYPSLAANTTPARVLAQRYDAGHYGMKTGEGFYRWTPDTIAAERARYDGLLMAGLRLLAPELPKIEDQ from the coding sequence ATGATCATGGAAAACTTGATGCTTCCCAAGCCTGCGCACGCGCTGGCCCTCGTCGCAGGTGGCGGCACGATGGGCGCCGACGTGGCGATCGTGCTGGCACGCGCCGGCTGCCGCGCGATCGTGCTCGAACCTGGCGCCACGCGCCGCGCCGCGCTCGACACCTATTTTGGCGACACGCTGCGCAAGCTCGGGCTGGAACACAAGCGCGAGCGCATCACGACCTGCGCCAGCCTCGATGAACTCGACTGGCAGGCCATCGACCTGGTCATCGAATGCATTCCAGAGAAGCTGGCGCTCAAGCAGGCACTGTTTGCCGAGCTGGTCCAGCGCGCGCGCCCCGATACTCTGCTGTGCAGCAATAGCTCGAGCTTTCCCATTTCGGCCATCGGCGAACACCTGGAAACAACCGGGCGGATGCTGGGCCTGCACTTCTTCATGCCGGCGCATCTGGTGCCGCTGGTCGAGGTGGTGCTTGGTGCGAACTCGTCGGGCGAACTGGCCGAGTCGTTGATGACCTTCATGCGTGCCTGCGGCATGGTGCCGGTGCTGGTCCGCAAGGACCTGCCCGGCTTCCTGGCCAACCGCCTGCAGCATGCCCTGGCGCGCGAAGCGTTTGCGCTGATCGATGCCGGCATTGCCACGGCCGAGGATGTCGACGCTGCGGTGCGCTTCGGCTTCGGCTTCCGCTTTCTTGCGGCCGGCCCCGTGCTGCAGCGCGACCATGCCGGCATTGACGTGCACTGCCCGGCCGCCGCCACCATGTACCCGTCGCTGGCGGCCAATACCACGCCAGCCCGGGTGCTGGCGCAGCGCTATGACGCCGGCCATTACGGGATGAAGACGGGCGAAGGCTTTTATCGCTGGACGCCAGACACCATTGCCGCCGAGCGCGCACGTTACGATGGCCTGTTGATGGCCGGGTTGCGCCTGCTGGCGCCTGAACTGCCAAAGATCGAGGACCAATGA
- a CDS encoding LysR family transcriptional regulator: MEINLSARELRAFLALADTLSFSKAAQQVCLSQSALSTLISRLEEGFGSRLFSRTTRSVALSAAGEVLVLHARQLLADIERSAAAVRDVTALHRGRVALAAMPSLAARLVPRLFRVFHQRHPDIALSLADTLSEPAFELVRQGRVDFAITAANPAYQDLEYIPLTTDDFVLLAAPGHPLGRDSSPIRLPETLPYPHISMSRHTSVRQYVDAAALQAGINFYPAFEVDHLATIGAMVVEELGVAALPSLAADVIASAGLVRRELVDPVIRRSIGVVRRSEGALTPAAQAMLALLQEQIADGS; the protein is encoded by the coding sequence ATGGAAATAAATCTATCCGCACGTGAGTTGCGTGCGTTTCTCGCCCTGGCCGACACGCTCAGCTTCAGCAAGGCGGCGCAGCAGGTCTGCCTGTCGCAGTCGGCGCTCTCGACTCTGATCAGTCGTCTGGAGGAGGGCTTCGGGAGTCGCCTGTTCTCGCGCACCACGCGCTCGGTCGCCCTGAGTGCCGCCGGTGAAGTGCTGGTCCTGCACGCCCGGCAATTGCTGGCCGATATCGAGCGCTCGGCCGCAGCGGTACGCGACGTGACGGCGCTGCACCGGGGCCGGGTGGCATTGGCGGCGATGCCCTCGCTGGCGGCGCGGCTCGTGCCACGCCTGTTCCGTGTCTTTCACCAACGCCATCCCGACATTGCGCTGTCGCTGGCCGACACGCTGTCGGAACCGGCATTCGAGCTGGTGCGCCAGGGACGCGTCGACTTCGCCATCACCGCCGCCAATCCGGCCTACCAGGATCTGGAATACATCCCGTTGACGACGGACGATTTCGTGCTGCTGGCGGCCCCTGGGCATCCGCTGGGCCGCGACAGTAGCCCGATCCGCCTGCCCGAGACGCTGCCGTATCCGCATATTTCGATGTCGCGCCACACCAGCGTGCGGCAATACGTGGACGCCGCCGCGCTGCAGGCGGGGATCAATTTTTATCCGGCGTTTGAAGTCGACCACCTGGCCACGATTGGTGCCATGGTGGTTGAAGAGCTGGGAGTGGCGGCCTTGCCGAGCCTGGCAGCCGATGTGATTGCCAGCGCCGGGCTGGTGCGGCGCGAGCTGGTCGATCCCGTGATCCGGCGTTCGATCGGCGTGGTCCGGCGCAGCGAAGGCGCGCTGACGCCAGCGGCGCAGGCGATGCTGGCGCTGTTGCAGGAGCAGATTGCTGATGGTTCTTGA
- a CDS encoding acyl-CoA dehydrogenase: MTRTDSPKKAAFHWDDPLLLNSQLTDEERMVRDATAAYCQDKLRPRVLEAFRHESMDVSIFREMGELGLLGPTIPEEYGGPAMGYVAYGLIAREVERVDSGYRSMMSVQSSLVMVPIFEFGNEATKQKYLPKLATGEWIGCFGLTEPNHGSDPGSMISRARKVEGGYSLSGAKMWITNSPVADVFVVWAKDDEGAIRGFVLEKGWKGLSAPAIHGKFGLRASVTGEIVMDNVFCPEENAFPDVRGLKGPFTCLNSARYGIAWGALGAAEDCWHTARQYTMDRQQFGKPLAANQLVQKKLADMQTEITLGLQGCLRLGRMKDEGTAAPEITSIMKRNSCGKSLDIARMARDMLGGNGISDEFGIIRHMVNLEVVNTYEGTHDIHALILGRAQTGIAAF, from the coding sequence ATGACCCGTACCGACTCGCCCAAGAAAGCCGCTTTTCACTGGGATGACCCGCTGCTGCTGAACAGCCAGCTGACCGATGAAGAGCGCATGGTGCGCGACGCCACCGCCGCCTATTGCCAGGACAAGCTGCGCCCGCGCGTGCTCGAGGCGTTCCGTCACGAGTCGATGGATGTCTCGATCTTCCGCGAGATGGGCGAACTGGGCTTGCTCGGCCCGACCATTCCCGAAGAATACGGCGGCCCGGCAATGGGGTATGTTGCCTACGGCCTGATCGCACGCGAAGTCGAGCGTGTCGATTCCGGCTACCGCTCGATGATGAGCGTGCAGTCGTCGCTCGTCATGGTGCCGATCTTCGAATTCGGCAATGAAGCCACCAAACAGAAATACCTGCCGAAACTGGCCACCGGCGAATGGATCGGCTGCTTCGGCTTGACCGAGCCGAACCACGGCTCCGATCCCGGCTCGATGATTTCGCGCGCCCGCAAGGTCGAGGGCGGCTACAGCTTGAGTGGCGCCAAGATGTGGATCACCAATTCGCCCGTGGCCGATGTGTTCGTCGTCTGGGCGAAGGACGATGAAGGCGCGATCCGCGGCTTCGTGCTCGAAAAAGGCTGGAAAGGCTTGTCGGCCCCGGCCATCCACGGCAAGTTCGGCCTGCGCGCCTCTGTTACCGGCGAAATCGTCATGGACAACGTGTTCTGCCCGGAAGAAAACGCGTTCCCCGACGTGCGCGGCCTGAAAGGCCCGTTCACCTGCCTGAACTCGGCCCGCTACGGCATCGCCTGGGGCGCGCTGGGCGCGGCCGAGGATTGCTGGCACACGGCGCGCCAGTACACGATGGATCGTCAGCAGTTCGGCAAGCCGCTGGCGGCAAACCAGCTGGTGCAAAAGAAGCTGGCCGACATGCAGACCGAAATCACGCTTGGCCTGCAGGGCTGCCTGCGCCTGGGCCGCATGAAGGACGAAGGCACGGCGGCGCCCGAAATCACCTCGATCATGAAGCGCAATTCGTGCGGCAAGTCGCTCGACATCGCGCGCATGGCGCGCGACATGCTGGGCGGTAACGGCATCTCGGACGAGTTCGGCATCATCCGCCATATGGTCAATCTCGAGGTGGTCAACACCTACGAGGGCACGCACGACATCCACGCGCTGATCCTCGGCCGCGCGCAGACCGGCATCGCCGCGTTCTGA
- a CDS encoding flavin reductase family protein encodes MNTLSARATTRGFDTTHFRQALSQFATGVTVITTRLADGTFRGLTASSFNSVSLDPPLVLWSLGAGANSMPIFSGNSHYVINVLSAGQEDLAMRFARRGENPFEGVDYELSRTGLPILKGVSAWFECHNRSRYPEGDHVIFVGEVEECQLQPQPALIFHGGKFGSTASQK; translated from the coding sequence ATGAATACACTTTCTGCCCGCGCGACCACGCGCGGCTTCGATACCACGCATTTCCGCCAGGCGCTGTCGCAGTTTGCGACCGGCGTTACCGTCATTACGACGCGCCTGGCCGACGGCACCTTCCGCGGCCTGACGGCCAGCTCGTTCAACTCGGTCTCGCTCGACCCGCCGCTGGTGCTGTGGAGCCTGGGCGCCGGCGCGAACAGCATGCCGATCTTCAGCGGCAACTCGCACTACGTGATCAATGTGCTGTCCGCCGGCCAGGAAGACCTGGCGATGCGCTTTGCGCGCCGCGGCGAAAACCCGTTCGAGGGTGTCGACTACGAACTGTCGCGCACCGGCCTGCCGATCCTCAAGGGCGTGTCGGCCTGGTTCGAATGCCACAACCGCAGCCGCTACCCAGAGGGTGATCACGTCATCTTCGTCGGTGAGGTCGAAGAATGCCAGTTGCAACCACAGCCGGCGCTGATCTTCCACGGCGGCAAGTTCGGCAGCACCGCCAGTCAAAAATGA
- the msrA gene encoding peptide-methionine (S)-S-oxide reductase MsrA — MSEQTTGDVAILGGGCFWCLEAVFLEARGVTRVESGYMGGHADQPTYEAVCNGTTGHAEVVRLEFDPSVISYHDILEIFFTIHDPTTLNRQGNDVGTQYRSVIFTTSPAQEAVARTVMAEMAMVWDAPLVTQVLPQETWYKAEDYHQNYFAQHPLQGYCAFVVAPKVGKFRATFSDRLKA, encoded by the coding sequence ATGAGTGAGCAAACAACGGGCGACGTTGCCATCCTCGGGGGCGGCTGCTTCTGGTGCCTCGAGGCGGTGTTTCTCGAAGCACGTGGCGTCACGCGCGTGGAGTCAGGCTATATGGGTGGCCATGCCGACCAACCCACCTACGAGGCCGTCTGCAACGGCACCACCGGCCACGCCGAAGTCGTGCGCCTGGAATTCGATCCGTCGGTGATCAGCTACCACGACATTCTCGAGATTTTCTTCACGATCCACGATCCAACCACGCTCAATCGTCAGGGTAACGATGTCGGCACGCAATACCGGTCGGTGATCTTCACCACGTCGCCGGCGCAGGAAGCCGTCGCGCGCACCGTGATGGCCGAGATGGCCATGGTGTGGGATGCGCCGCTGGTCACGCAGGTATTGCCGCAGGAAACCTGGTACAAGGCCGAGGATTACCACCAGAATTACTTCGCGCAACACCCGTTGCAGGGGTATTGCGCGTTCGTGGTGGCGCCGAAGGTCGGCAAGTTCCGCGCGACCTTCAGCGACCGCCTCAAGGCATAA
- the pdxH gene encoding pyridoxamine 5'-phosphate oxidase has protein sequence MTSLLPDTAPDFSQPIAVLKHCHGRIRKQLSTLEKLLPHLAEHGVDKQARDAAGAVLRYFDKAAHLHHDDEEQDLIPMLRATAQGDDAATLQALAPTIVQDHNDMDALWQDLHEQLTAIETGTGTMLSSTAVERFVARYTAHMEREESTLAPMAMRLFSPEQMAQLGQAMQRRRGLLAPEAFDQPVASATAAAKTAGVGQAVADLRQDYGQASLNEDDVLDDPIAQFTAWFEQALAAQVNEPNAMTLATVGPGNRPSSRIVLIKQFDPRGFTWYTNYDSQKAQELRGNNQAALLFFWSELERQIRIEGRVEMTSSEESDHYFRSRPLKSRVAAIASQQSSPIASRAALEANYDAVAQAAGDDPARPDNWGGFRLVPERIEFWQGRRSRFHDRIVYQRQPDGSWTRSRLQP, from the coding sequence ATGACCTCTCTCCTGCCCGACACCGCCCCCGATTTCTCCCAGCCGATCGCCGTGCTCAAGCATTGCCATGGCCGCATCCGCAAACAACTGTCCACCCTCGAAAAGCTGCTGCCGCACCTGGCCGAACATGGCGTCGACAAGCAGGCACGCGACGCCGCCGGCGCCGTGCTGCGCTACTTCGACAAGGCGGCGCACCTGCACCACGACGACGAAGAGCAGGACCTGATCCCGATGCTGCGCGCTACCGCGCAGGGCGACGACGCCGCGACGCTGCAGGCGCTGGCGCCGACGATCGTGCAGGACCACAACGACATGGACGCCCTGTGGCAAGACCTGCACGAGCAACTGACCGCGATCGAAACCGGCACCGGCACCATGCTCTCCAGCACGGCCGTCGAGCGCTTCGTCGCCCGCTATACGGCGCACATGGAACGCGAGGAAAGCACGCTGGCGCCGATGGCGATGCGCCTGTTCTCGCCCGAGCAGATGGCGCAGCTGGGCCAGGCGATGCAGCGCCGCCGCGGCCTGCTGGCACCCGAGGCGTTTGACCAGCCGGTGGCATCGGCCACGGCGGCAGCCAAGACAGCCGGCGTCGGCCAGGCAGTGGCCGACCTGCGCCAGGATTACGGCCAGGCCAGCCTGAATGAAGACGATGTGCTGGACGACCCGATCGCGCAGTTCACAGCATGGTTCGAGCAGGCACTGGCCGCGCAAGTGAATGAGCCGAATGCGATGACGCTGGCAACTGTCGGCCCGGGCAACCGGCCGAGCTCGCGCATCGTGCTGATCAAGCAATTCGATCCGCGCGGTTTTACCTGGTACACCAATTACGACAGCCAGAAGGCGCAGGAACTGCGCGGCAACAACCAGGCCGCCCTGCTGTTCTTCTGGAGCGAGCTCGAGCGCCAGATCCGCATCGAAGGCCGCGTCGAGATGACGTCGAGCGAAGAAAGCGACCATTATTTCCGCAGCCGGCCGCTCAAGAGCCGGGTGGCGGCCATCGCTTCGCAGCAGAGCAGCCCGATTGCCAGTCGCGCCGCGCTGGAAGCGAATTACGACGCCGTGGCGCAGGCCGCCGGTGACGATCCGGCGCGCCCGGACAACTGGGGCGGCTTCCGCCTGGTGCCGGAACGCATCGAGTTCTGGCAAGGCCGGCGCTCGCGCTTTCATGACCGGATCGTCTACCAGCGCCAGCCGGACGGCAGCTGGACGCGTAGCCGCCTGCAACCGTAA
- the tcdA gene encoding tRNA cyclic N6-threonylcarbamoyladenosine(37) synthase TcdA, with the protein MNQLLEQGAAAAPTEDVDFARRFGGIGRLYGEPALERFRAAHVCVIGVGGVGSWVVEALARSAIGHLTLIDLDNVAESNINRQIQALSSTIGMPKIEALRQRIAEINPFCQVTLVEDFIDLENIETLVANQGFDYVVDAIDSVKPKAALIAWCSANKMPLVVVGGAGGQIDPTKVEIRDLARTEQEPLLKKVRKLLRAQYGFSRGEKQKYHIDAVFSMEPLRYPETGDACEIDDNGITGLNCAGFGSCMVVTATFGMVTAGQVLRRLAEAANAQAAAAANAADGQTVQAEAALLS; encoded by the coding sequence ATGAATCAATTACTTGAGCAAGGGGCGGCCGCAGCGCCCACGGAGGATGTCGACTTTGCGCGCCGCTTCGGCGGCATCGGGCGCCTGTATGGTGAGCCTGCGCTGGAACGTTTCCGCGCGGCGCACGTTTGCGTGATCGGCGTCGGCGGCGTCGGTTCGTGGGTGGTCGAGGCGCTGGCGCGCAGCGCCATTGGCCACCTGACCCTGATCGACCTCGACAACGTGGCCGAATCGAACATCAACCGCCAGATCCAGGCATTGTCATCGACCATCGGCATGCCGAAGATCGAAGCGCTGCGCCAGCGCATCGCCGAGATCAATCCATTTTGCCAGGTGACCCTGGTTGAGGACTTCATCGACCTGGAGAACATCGAAACGCTGGTGGCCAATCAGGGCTTCGACTACGTGGTCGATGCCATTGACAGCGTCAAGCCGAAAGCCGCGCTGATCGCCTGGTGCAGCGCCAACAAGATGCCGCTCGTGGTCGTGGGCGGCGCCGGTGGCCAGATCGATCCGACCAAGGTCGAGATCCGCGACCTGGCCCGCACCGAGCAGGAACCGCTGCTGAAAAAAGTGCGCAAGCTGCTGCGCGCGCAATACGGTTTTTCGCGCGGCGAAAAGCAGAAGTACCACATCGATGCCGTGTTTTCGATGGAGCCGTTGCGGTATCCAGAGACAGGCGACGCCTGCGAGATCGACGACAACGGGATCACGGGCCTGAACTGCGCCGGATTCGGTTCGTGCATGGTGGTGACCGCCACCTTCGGCATGGTGACAGCGGGGCAGGTGCTGCGCCGGCTGGCCGAGGCGGCCAATGCCCAGGCTGCAGCGGCTGCCAATGCCGCTGACGGGCAAACTGTGCAAGCTGAGGCTGCCTTGCTATCATAG
- a CDS encoding FKBP-type peptidyl-prolyl cis-trans isomerase, whose protein sequence is MIRRSAVIALLLVAGSAQAQEGAQDASKPATQPPPEAQQPATAPAATPVTPPVAAETQAPQVEIVDRVVGTGKEASLGSNVVVNYTGWFHKPLAKQQRGRKFDSSLDNGRDPLEFQLGAGRVIKGWEQGVAGMKVGGKRTLIIPSALAYGKRGAGGGMIPPDSDLIFDVELLNVK, encoded by the coding sequence ATGATTCGTCGATCCGCAGTCATCGCCCTGCTCCTGGTGGCGGGCAGCGCCCAGGCCCAGGAAGGCGCACAGGACGCCAGCAAGCCCGCAACCCAGCCGCCACCGGAAGCGCAGCAGCCAGCGACTGCGCCTGCTGCTACCCCGGTCACGCCGCCGGTCGCCGCCGAAACCCAGGCGCCGCAGGTCGAGATCGTCGATCGCGTGGTTGGCACCGGCAAGGAAGCGTCGCTGGGCAGCAATGTCGTTGTCAACTACACGGGCTGGTTCCACAAACCGCTGGCCAAGCAGCAGCGCGGTCGCAAGTTCGATTCGTCGCTCGACAACGGCCGCGATCCGCTGGAATTCCAGCTGGGCGCAGGTCGCGTGATCAAGGGCTGGGAGCAGGGCGTGGCCGGCATGAAGGTCGGCGGCAAGCGCACCCTGATCATCCCGAGCGCGCTGGCCTACGGCAAGCGTGGCGCGGGCGGCGGGATGATTCCGCCGGATTCGGATCTGATCTTCGACGTTGAACTCCTCAACGTGAAGTAA
- a CDS encoding cation transporter, whose protein sequence is MSQHHQHDHDHDHDHDHKHEHKHKHDDHKHDDHGHGFGHHHHHMPSPECNGRAFALAIGLNMTFVIIEFAYGFIAHSTALMADAGHNLSDVLGLVLAWGAAVLAKSVPTGRYTYGLRGSSILAAMGNGLLLMVACGAIAWEAVQRFAEPAPVAGATVSIVAAIGVLINGFSAWLFLAGSKGDLNIRGAYLHMAADAALSLGVAISGLIIMFWGWTWIDPAVSLVIVVVIVLGTWSLLRESVQLSMAAVPPGVDADKVRGFLLAQPGVADLHDLHIWALSTTETALTAHVVMPAGYPGDAAIDAMVDGLSAQFAIHHCTLQVEEGTTHHHCTLHGHAH, encoded by the coding sequence ATGAGCCAACATCACCAGCACGATCACGATCACGATCACGACCATGATCACAAGCACGAGCACAAGCACAAGCACGACGATCACAAGCACGACGATCACGGTCATGGCTTTGGCCACCATCACCACCACATGCCCTCTCCCGAATGCAACGGCCGCGCTTTCGCGCTGGCGATCGGGCTCAACATGACCTTTGTCATCATCGAATTCGCCTACGGCTTCATCGCGCACTCGACGGCGCTGATGGCCGATGCCGGTCACAACCTGTCCGACGTGCTGGGCCTGGTGCTGGCCTGGGGCGCGGCGGTGCTGGCCAAAAGCGTGCCCACCGGCCGCTACACCTACGGCCTGCGCGGCTCGTCGATCCTGGCGGCAATGGGCAACGGCCTGCTGCTGATGGTCGCCTGCGGCGCCATCGCCTGGGAAGCGGTGCAGCGCTTCGCCGAACCGGCGCCCGTAGCCGGGGCCACGGTGTCGATCGTTGCCGCCATCGGCGTGCTGATCAACGGCTTCTCGGCCTGGCTGTTCCTGGCTGGCAGCAAGGGCGATCTGAACATCCGCGGCGCCTACCTGCACATGGCGGCCGATGCGGCGCTGTCGCTGGGCGTGGCGATCTCGGGCCTGATCATCATGTTCTGGGGCTGGACCTGGATCGACCCGGCGGTGAGCCTGGTGATCGTGGTGGTCATCGTGCTGGGCACGTGGTCGCTGCTGCGCGAATCGGTGCAGCTGTCGATGGCGGCCGTGCCGCCTGGCGTGGATGCCGACAAGGTGCGCGGCTTCCTGCTCGCGCAGCCCGGCGTGGCGGATCTGCACGACCTGCACATCTGGGCGCTGAGCACGACCGAGACGGCGCTGACGGCGCACGTCGTGATGCCCGCCGGGTATCCGGGCGATGCCGCGATTGATGCGATGGTGGACGGGTTAAGCGCGCAGTTCGCGATTCATCACTGCACGCTGCAGGTCGAGGAAGGCACGACCCATCATCACTGCACGCTGCACGGGCACGCGCACTGA
- a CDS encoding helix-turn-helix transcriptional regulator, producing the protein MHEHTHTHPAAQPIAPPPEEAIGQLADLFHLLGDATRLRIVLACLTQPTAVGDIANTLSLSSSLVSHHLRLLRAARIVKAERQGKQVFYAAADAHISSLLSTMFEHIAEPATGMDA; encoded by the coding sequence ATGCACGAACACACCCACACGCACCCGGCCGCCCAGCCGATCGCCCCGCCGCCCGAGGAAGCGATCGGCCAGTTGGCCGACCTGTTCCACCTGCTGGGTGATGCAACGCGTCTGCGCATCGTGCTGGCCTGCCTGACGCAGCCGACCGCCGTGGGCGACATCGCCAATACGCTGTCGCTGTCGAGTTCGCTGGTCAGCCACCACCTGCGCCTGCTGCGCGCGGCCCGCATCGTCAAGGCCGAGCGCCAGGGCAAGCAAGTCTTCTACGCAGCTGCTGACGCCCACATCAGCAGCCTGCTTTCCACTATGTTCGAGCACATCGCCGAACCCGCCACCGGAATGGACGCATGA